The region GTTGCATAACAATGTTAGCATCTTCTGCATAGCCTTTAATATAAAAACCATCTTTAGGTTGATGTAACTGATTTACTTTCTGAGACGCATATGCACCATAAATATGTAATTCTGCTTTGGGTAATTTTGCTTTTATTAATGGCCAAAGGGTTTGTTTTAAATATAACACCGTTTGGTAGTTTGGCTCGTGTAAAAAATTACCAATAGTAACAAAATGTTCCCTATCATTAAATGTAGGCAAAAGGTCTTGTGTATGCGCTGGAACCGCATCTAACATAAAAGGAAGATAAAGCAATAAATCTTCCGGAACTTTAAATTTCTGTGTAAGTATCTCTATTTCAACTTCAGAAATCATTAAGGTTAAATCGCACCTATATATACTAGCAATTTCCCGAATAGCGACCTCGTTAAATAAATACGTATCATTAAATTCTACTTGGTTTTTATACGCGTGTTGGCGCCCTTTACGTAAACAATGTAAATCTTCGGTATCTAAAATTTTTAAAGCATCTGGACAATGTTCTGTAACACGCCATCCAAATTGCTCTTCCATCATAAAACGATCGAAAATTACTATTTCTGGTTGTAAGGATGATATAAATGTATCGAAACTTGCATTATTTAATTCTATAGCTACTTGGTCTATTCCTAAACCTTTTAAGTCTGAAGCTTGATTAGATTGACTACTCGGACTAGAAAATGTAATGTGATAGTCTTGCAATTGAAACGCTTCAATAAGTTGCAGCATTCTACTCCCTGCTGCAGAGGATTTTGGCTCTGGCCAAACAAAACCAATAATTAATACGTTTCTCATAAATTATTCTGGCTGTGGCATTAATGTAAATTTTATACGTACAAATTCTGCCCACTCTTTTACAGATGCGATATCGGCATCAGATAATTTTGCATTAGTATGTATTAATGTGTAGGACTCTAAAGGCATTTCTTTAGTTTCTACCATCTCTATAAGCTCTTCAAATTTATGATCTTTTTTCTTTAAAGAATAACTATTCCACTCACTAAAATCTAAATGTTTCTTACCGTCGTCTACATGTTCTGCCATCCAGTAATTAACAGGTGTTATCTGACTGTACCACGGATAACGTGTAAAACTACTATGACAATCGTAACAACTTTCTTCTAAAATTGCCGAAACACGTTCTGGCGGATTGGTCTCCTCTAAAAAGGCATTCACAGACACTACTTCGCCTGTATTTTGTTCTGGGCCAAAAAATTGAGCAATAATAAATACCACTAATAATGCTACAACTATTTTTTTTAGACTTTTCATATCTTTAAATTTATAACATTAAAAATATAACATTTAAGTGACTACAACACAACTTTACAAAGAATTAAATGCCGTAAATCACGCCAGAGCACAACGGTTGTATTATGCTAATTTATTGTTAGATGCTCCGGAGTTAATACCTAGTGTTTTAGATATACTTTTTAAAACAGACGATCCTTTATCTTGTAAAGCAGCATGGATTTTAGAATTTATGTGCGGTAAAAACTTAAACGCTTTACTACCGCATTTAGATGCCTTTACTTTACAAATGCATACGGTACACTTAGATTCTGCCGTACGTCCAGTAGCTAAGATTTGTGAATATTTAGCCAAAGCAAACAATAACACTGCCAATACAACAGTAAGAACGGCATTAACAACCCAACATAAAGAACGCATTGTAACTGTATGTTTTGATTATATGATTAACAATGAAAAAGTAGCTGCAAAAGCATATAGCATGACAACCTTATACCTTTTAGGCAAAGAATTTGATTGGATACATGCCGAATTAGAACAAATTTTAAAACGTGATTTCTTAACACAAAGTGCTGCATATAAAGCACGTGCTAAACACATATTAAAACAAATTAAGAAGCGGTAAAAACAAAAATATTCTGTTTAAATATTTAATTAAATCCTTTCAAAATATCCCATAAATAGGCTACAAAATGCTTATATTAGCGCCTTTAAAAAAAACACAACACATGTCAATATCAACACTTAATGCAATCTCACCAATTGATGGTCGTTATAGATCTAAAACGAGTGATTTAGCCCCTTATTTTTCTGAAGAGGCTTTAATTAAATATCGAGTACAAGTAGAAATCGAATATTTCATTGCTCTTTGTGAAATCCCGTTACCTCAGCTTAAAGATTTCAATACAAATCTTTATGACGATTTAAGAGCAATTTACAAATCATTTTCTACCGAAGATGCATTAGCAATTAAAAATATTGAAAGTGTTACAAATCACGATGTTAAAGCTGTTGAGTATTTTATTAAAGAAAAATTTGATGCTTTAAACATTGCACAATTTAAAGAGTTTATCCATTTTGGATTAACCTCACAGGATATTAATAATACTGCTATTCCGTTAAGTATTAAAGAAGCGATAGATAATGTATACATTCCTAAGTTTTTAGCATTAAAAGATAAATTAGATCATTTGGCTAAAGAATGGAGCGATGTACCAATGCTTGCTAGAACACACGGACAGCCTGCATCTCCTACGCGCTTAGGTAAAGAAATTGACGTTTTTGTAGTGAGATTACAAGAGCAATTTAAATTGTTAAAAACGGTACCTCATGCTGCTAAATTTGGAGGAGCAACAGGAAATTACAACGCTCATAATGTCGCTTATAAAGATATAGATTGGAAACACTTTGGAAACCATTTTGTACAAGATGTTTTAGGTTTACACCATTCGTTTCCTACAACTCAAATAGAACATTACGACCATATGGCTGCGTTATTTGATACTGTTAAACGTATCAATAACATCATTATAGATTTAGATCGTGACATTTGGACTTACGTGTCTATGGATTACTTTAAACAACGCATAAAAGCTGGAGAAGTAGGAAGTTCTGCAATGCCACATAAAGTTAATCCTATAGATTTTGAGAACAGTGAAGGAAATTTAGGAATGGCAAATGCCGTTTTTGAATATCTTGCTGGTAAACTACCAATCTCCAGATTACAACGTGATTTAACAGATAGTACAGTGTTAAGAAATGTTGGTGTACCGTTTGGACATACGCTTATTGG is a window of Formosa sediminum DNA encoding:
- a CDS encoding glycosyltransferase; translated protein: MRNVLIIGFVWPEPKSSAAGSRMLQLIEAFQLQDYHITFSSPSSQSNQASDLKGLGIDQVAIELNNASFDTFISSLQPEIVIFDRFMMEEQFGWRVTEHCPDALKILDTEDLHCLRKGRQHAYKNQVEFNDTYLFNEVAIREIASIYRCDLTLMISEVEIEILTQKFKVPEDLLLYLPFMLDAVPAHTQDLLPTFNDREHFVTIGNFLHEPNYQTVLYLKQTLWPLIKAKLPKAELHIYGAYASQKVNQLHQPKDGFYIKGYAEDANIVMQQAKICIAPLVFGAGLKGKLIDAMSNGTPCAMSKVAAEGMFAELEPNGFVEDDAKIFAEKASELYTNEALWNIKQHQGFVNINTRFNKIKHQHALISHINSLNKNLKAARLQNFTGRMLQHHNMQSTKFMSRWIEEKNKHTNF
- a CDS encoding heme-binding domain-containing protein; its protein translation is MKSLKKIVVALLVVFIIAQFFGPEQNTGEVVSVNAFLEETNPPERVSAILEESCYDCHSSFTRYPWYSQITPVNYWMAEHVDDGKKHLDFSEWNSYSLKKKDHKFEELIEMVETKEMPLESYTLIHTNAKLSDADIASVKEWAEFVRIKFTLMPQPE
- the purB gene encoding adenylosuccinate lyase translates to MSISTLNAISPIDGRYRSKTSDLAPYFSEEALIKYRVQVEIEYFIALCEIPLPQLKDFNTNLYDDLRAIYKSFSTEDALAIKNIESVTNHDVKAVEYFIKEKFDALNIAQFKEFIHFGLTSQDINNTAIPLSIKEAIDNVYIPKFLALKDKLDHLAKEWSDVPMLARTHGQPASPTRLGKEIDVFVVRLQEQFKLLKTVPHAAKFGGATGNYNAHNVAYKDIDWKHFGNHFVQDVLGLHHSFPTTQIEHYDHMAALFDTVKRINNIIIDLDRDIWTYVSMDYFKQRIKAGEVGSSAMPHKVNPIDFENSEGNLGMANAVFEYLAGKLPISRLQRDLTDSTVLRNVGVPFGHTLIGFESTLKGLNKLLLNQDKFALDLENNWPVVAEAIQTILRREGYPNPYEALKGLTRTNEKINQVSISNFIDTLEVSEAIKLELKDITPSNYTGI
- a CDS encoding adenylosuccinate lyase — encoded protein: MTTTQLYKELNAVNHARAQRLYYANLLLDAPELIPSVLDILFKTDDPLSCKAAWILEFMCGKNLNALLPHLDAFTLQMHTVHLDSAVRPVAKICEYLAKANNNTANTTVRTALTTQHKERIVTVCFDYMINNEKVAAKAYSMTTLYLLGKEFDWIHAELEQILKRDFLTQSAAYKARAKHILKQIKKR